Proteins co-encoded in one Paraburkholderia terrae genomic window:
- a CDS encoding enoyl-CoA hydratase/isomerase family protein, with amino-acid sequence MSIPESPRGSDELIAYVANRIGFIELNRPKALNALSLDMMRAMHAALDEWREDPDVLAVVVRSTSERAFCAGGDIRYLYESFRRGDGDAVDMFFIDEYRLDHAIFTYTKPYIAFMNGIVMGGGMGISQGAHRTGGLRVVTSTTRMAMPESRIGLFPDVGAGWFLARTPGAIGRYLAVTGETIGPADALYAGLADAWLPDQAIPSLIDRLKTESFEQGADVVAAVLHEAQSHKIVPTPDTSPLADARTSIDRHFALPDIVQIIQSLDREGDCNYADWAEQTGAVLRERSPLSMAVALEVVTRAEGTMAECLRRDLDLTRSSFERGDAPEGIRARIIDKDNKPQWRFARIEDVTRVDVEKMFNSPWPANEHPLRDLQG; translated from the coding sequence ATGTCGATACCCGAATCGCCCCGCGGCTCCGATGAGCTGATCGCCTATGTCGCCAATCGGATTGGCTTCATCGAACTGAACCGGCCGAAGGCGCTCAACGCGCTGTCGCTGGACATGATGCGCGCGATGCATGCGGCACTCGACGAATGGCGCGAAGATCCCGACGTGCTGGCCGTCGTCGTGCGCAGCACGAGCGAGCGCGCGTTCTGCGCGGGCGGCGACATCCGTTACCTGTATGAATCATTCCGCCGTGGCGACGGCGATGCCGTGGACATGTTCTTCATCGACGAATACCGGCTCGACCACGCTATCTTCACGTACACGAAGCCGTACATCGCGTTCATGAACGGCATCGTGATGGGCGGCGGCATGGGCATTTCGCAGGGCGCGCATCGCACGGGCGGTTTGCGCGTCGTGACGTCGACCACCCGCATGGCGATGCCGGAATCGCGCATCGGCCTGTTTCCCGATGTCGGCGCGGGCTGGTTTCTCGCGCGCACGCCGGGCGCGATCGGCCGCTATCTTGCTGTGACGGGCGAGACGATCGGCCCGGCCGACGCGCTCTACGCAGGTCTCGCCGACGCCTGGCTGCCCGATCAGGCGATTCCCTCACTGATCGACCGCCTGAAGACTGAGTCATTCGAGCAGGGCGCCGACGTCGTCGCGGCCGTGCTGCACGAAGCGCAATCGCACAAGATCGTGCCGACGCCCGACACGTCGCCGCTCGCCGACGCGCGCACGTCGATCGACCGGCACTTCGCGCTGCCGGACATCGTGCAGATCATCCAGTCGCTCGATCGCGAAGGCGATTGCAACTACGCCGACTGGGCCGAGCAGACGGGCGCCGTGCTGCGCGAGCGCTCGCCGCTGTCGATGGCCGTTGCATTGGAAGTGGTCACGCGCGCCGAAGGCACGATGGCTGAATGCCTGCGCCGCGATCTGGATCTGACGCGCTCGTCGTTCGAACGCGGCGATGCGCCGGAAGGCATCCGCGCGCGCATCATCGATAAAGACAACAAGCCGCAGTGGCGCTTTGCGCGTATCGAGGACGTGACGCGCGTGGACGTCGAGAAGATGTTCAACAGCCCATGGCCTGCGAACGAGCATCCGCTGCGCGACCTGCAGGGCTGA
- a CDS encoding TetR/AcrR family transcriptional regulator, translating to MGIAERKTRQKQELRTRILDAARRIVMREGFGALSMRKIADAIEYSPATLYLHFESRDAIARALCAEGYAQLLASFEPLTAIADAAERLKAFGRAYVAFGVAHPETYRLIFMEDPSYTGAALGGEAGADEGSDADHADDKAFRLMIESIDALKTDGRLPDAPDSQVCAEAFWATMHGIVALHLTCPVFPRAPLDAVVDAALVAWFGAGDAKTATNSDQASGEGATSDQTQHADKPSKARRAASSKPKAA from the coding sequence ATGGGAATCGCCGAAAGAAAGACTCGTCAGAAACAGGAACTGCGCACGCGCATCCTCGACGCCGCGCGGCGCATCGTCATGCGTGAGGGATTTGGCGCGCTGTCGATGCGCAAGATCGCCGATGCAATCGAATACTCGCCGGCCACGCTGTATCTGCATTTCGAAAGCCGCGACGCGATTGCGCGCGCGCTGTGCGCGGAGGGCTACGCGCAACTGCTCGCCAGTTTTGAGCCGTTGACAGCCATCGCCGATGCCGCCGAACGGCTCAAGGCGTTCGGTCGCGCGTATGTCGCGTTCGGTGTCGCGCATCCGGAAACGTACCGGCTGATCTTCATGGAAGACCCGTCGTATACGGGCGCCGCGCTCGGCGGCGAGGCGGGTGCGGATGAAGGCAGCGACGCCGACCATGCAGACGATAAAGCCTTCCGTCTGATGATCGAATCGATCGATGCGCTCAAGACAGACGGCCGTCTGCCGGACGCGCCCGATAGCCAGGTATGCGCCGAGGCGTTCTGGGCGACGATGCACGGCATCGTCGCATTGCATCTGACGTGCCCCGTGTTTCCGCGCGCGCCGCTCGACGCCGTGGTGGACGCAGCGCTCGTCGCGTGGTTCGGAGCGGGCGACGCGAAAACAGCTACGAACTCGGACCAAGCGTCAGGCGAGGGCGCGACATCCGATCAGACTCAGCACGCCGACAAGCCGTCAAAGGCGCGGCGTGCCGCGTCATCGAAACCGAAAGCCGCATAA
- a CDS encoding NAD-dependent epimerase/dehydratase family protein has protein sequence MENAAQIGLFGAAGAAGRSIAHALSAAGRRYRVIGRGRQALQASFGHDPLAEVATWNPDDPATIAAAAAGLQTAVYLVGVPYHQFEQHPVLMQKTLDGLRAAGVQRLILIGTVYPYGRARSTSVTESHPREPHTFKGKMRLAQENLVIDAHGHDGVETLVLRLPDFYGPGVERSFLHGVFEGAAKGTRAQMIGPIDVPHEFVFMPDVGPVIERLSRTPEAFGRVLHLAGAGTITQREIAERAYALAQREPKLMVANKTMLRVMGLFNPLLREMVEMHYLLTDPVVLDDSALTKLIGPVRKTSYEAGIAQSLAAAQRAMQQAAGAQAA, from the coding sequence ATGGAAAACGCAGCACAGATCGGGCTGTTCGGCGCGGCGGGCGCCGCCGGACGCAGCATCGCCCACGCGCTCAGCGCGGCGGGCCGGCGCTATCGGGTGATCGGGCGCGGGCGGCAGGCGCTACAGGCGTCGTTCGGTCACGATCCTCTCGCGGAAGTCGCCACGTGGAATCCGGACGATCCCGCCACGATCGCCGCCGCGGCCGCCGGCTTGCAGACTGCCGTGTATCTCGTCGGTGTGCCGTATCACCAGTTCGAACAGCATCCCGTCCTCATGCAAAAGACGCTCGACGGGCTGCGCGCGGCCGGTGTGCAGCGCCTGATCCTGATCGGCACCGTGTATCCGTACGGGCGCGCGCGCAGCACGTCCGTCACCGAGTCGCATCCGCGCGAGCCGCATACGTTCAAAGGCAAGATGCGGCTCGCGCAGGAAAATCTCGTGATCGACGCGCATGGCCACGACGGGGTCGAAACGCTCGTGCTGCGGCTGCCTGACTTCTATGGTCCGGGCGTCGAGCGCAGCTTCCTGCATGGCGTATTCGAAGGCGCAGCGAAAGGCACACGAGCGCAGATGATCGGCCCGATCGACGTGCCGCATGAATTCGTGTTCATGCCCGATGTGGGGCCCGTTATCGAACGCCTTTCGCGCACGCCTGAAGCATTCGGCCGCGTGCTGCATCTGGCGGGCGCGGGCACCATCACGCAGCGCGAAATCGCCGAGCGCGCCTACGCGCTCGCGCAGCGCGAACCGAAGCTAATGGTGGCGAACAAGACGATGCTGCGCGTCATGGGTCTCTTCAACCCGCTGCTGCGCGAAATGGTCGAAATGCATTACCTGCTGACGGACCCCGTCGTGCTCGACGACTCGGCGCTGACGAAACTGATTGGTCCCGTCAGGAAGACATCGTATGAAGCGGGCATTGCGCAGTCGCTGGCGGCTGCGCAGCGTGCGATGCAACAGGCCGCTGGCGCGCAGGCGGCGTGA
- a CDS encoding DUF1488 domain-containing protein, producing the protein MEIRFPADAPAYRDFNLTLVFPALVDGERVPCAISVEALEDHFGADANDTDAWRRAFDAGRERIEAVAREHLLISNGTPVLLKSGHFPPGNLAST; encoded by the coding sequence ATGGAGATTCGTTTTCCCGCCGACGCGCCCGCTTACCGCGACTTCAATCTGACGCTGGTGTTTCCGGCGCTGGTCGACGGTGAACGGGTGCCGTGCGCGATTTCCGTCGAAGCGCTCGAAGATCATTTCGGCGCCGACGCGAACGACACCGACGCCTGGCGCCGCGCATTCGACGCCGGCCGCGAGCGGATCGAAGCCGTCGCGCGCGAACATCTGCTGATCAGCAATGGCACGCCGGTTCTGCTCAAGAGCGGCCACTTTCCGCCAGGCAATCTCGCCAGTACCTGA